CCATTTTTTTGTCACCACGGATATCTCAAAAGCTCCTGGAATCCAGGCCAATTCTATGTTGGCTTTAGGAACACCATGACGCTCTAGAGCATCAATAGCTCCGGCCAGAAGTTTGCTAGTAATAAATTCATTGAATCTAGCCACGACTATGCTGAATTTCAATCCTTCTGCAAGTAGGATTCCTTTATAAGTTTTCAACGTTACCAAGCCTCCTTCTAGTGATGTAAATATGATTTAAATTCTCATCAGCGAACCGATGGAGGTGCGTTGATAAGTATCTGAGTGAAAAAATAAGAAGCGCTTAATCAGCATTTAGAAAAGGCTCTTATATGTGCAGGCTGATCTGTCTGCATTGAAGCTAACTAGTTTAAGAGGAAGCACATAAGTCGGGTTACATTTAACGGTGTCGATGTGTATGCGGGAGTGTTGCTGTGTATGACCGGCACGATGTAAATGCTTTTTGCCGAATATCTTTTCGATTAGATTGTTGAACGCATTTATTCCAGAACGTTTTATTGCACTTACGGGGCATGCCGAGGCGCAAGCACCGCAAGATTTGCATCTTTCTGGAATAATCTCATACTGGCCGTTGTTTATTACAATCGCGCCAACTGGGCAAACGCTTTGACATTTTCCGCATTGCTTACACATGGCGCTGATTTGGTAACCCATATCGGAGTTTCTCAGTAGTATAAGCCAAGAAATATCAGAAATGGCTATGCGGATCGCGATTTTTTGAATGGAATGAGAGATGATGATGTCCCTGTTGTCCATGGTGCCCGTGGTGATGAGTATCATGCGCATCAGATCCGACTAGGGTTTCTATGCTGGCGCTAATTTTTTCCACGAAAGCGAGCATTTGGGTTTGTTCTTCTGGTAGCAAACAATTGAACATTGTTGTTGTTAGATCATGAGTGGTAACACTGGATTGCACGGCTGCCTTTTTCCCGGTTTCCGTTAGAAAAATCCGCATGACACGCTGATCATTTTCATCTTGTTTGCGTGTAATCAAACCAGTTTGTTCCATTCTAAGTAACATCTCTGTCATAGAAGACGGACGAACATCCATTTCTTCGGCCAAATCTTTCTGACTTGCTCCGTCGTTTTGCGAAATGAGCGATAATAAACGAATTTGCCCACTATGCAGTTTTTGTCCTTCTGATACATCACCAGCCATCCAGTGCTCCATTCGATGGATGTGTCGGCTTAAGCGGGACAGGGCGTTATATAATTGATTAGCAGTTGCGGTTTGCATTTTGGAGTCCTCCCATTCACTAATATAATTAGGAACCTAAATAAAATATAGTGCTAAATATTCTCCTTGTCAACAAAAATATGTAGGAGCCTAAATATAAATGCAACTATAAGGAAGACTATTAATTGATGCATAATACCCCTCATACATTCCAGAAATAAAGTTCATTTTGCTGTTTGTGTCACCCCGTTGAACATTTCATTTGCAAAGTAGCCCTCTGCAAGACAGTTCAGTGAAATGTTTTCTGTTATAATGAATCCGAATTAAAACAAAATAAGGAGGAGTGAAATTAAGTGGCCGGTTTATATGATAGGAGCCAGTTAATCTGTTTCAACTGCGCCTTCCCGTAAGGCTTGGGAATAAAGGATAACGGAATAGGCGGTGCTAACTGACTGCCTTGTTTTGAACCTTTCCCAAATTAACGGAGAAGAAAGATTTTGATGACAGCTCTCAAGGCTTTAGGGTAAGTTGAGTTGTTACGATGGGTCTACATGTATGTTAATGTAGGCATTCTTTATTACTAATTCCAATTCGGATTCGATAAAATCTTCTAAAGCATGGGATTCTTTTACGGTTAAATTCTTATCTACTGTTATGTGCAGATTAATGAACGTGTTATTTCCTGCTTTTCTTGTTTTAATTTCATGATAATTAATGATCTTATCTTGGCATCTTTCCAGAACTTCTTTAATTTTTAAACATTGTTCTGGCGGTATTCTGGCATCAAGGAGTTGCACCAATGCATTTCGACTCAAATTGTAAGCCGCTTTGGTAATCAGCATAGCGACGATGACCGCGATAATTGGATCAATAATATGAAGTCCGGTTATTCGCATTAATATGATGCCGACTGCAACGCCAAGAGAAGAATAGGTGTCAGTTCTTAGATGCGCGGCATCCGCTGCCAGGGCCATTGAATCTTCGCTTTTTGCCACTTTATATAAATGGGATGAAATTAAAAAATTAATTACAGTGGAGATAGACATTACGCCTATAGCAAGATAAGTTTCTGCAGTTTCCACTGGGTATATAATTTTGGGGATGGCTTCTGCAATAATTATCAAGGCGGCTGCAAACAGGAGTATTCCCTCTAAAAGAGCAGATATATTTTCGATTTTCCCATAACCGAAAGGGAAGGATTCGTTAGCTGGTTCTGCAGATAAGCGGATTGAAAAAAATACAATAAGAGAAGCCAGTAAATCCATTCCGGAATGGATTGCTTCGGAGAGGATACTCACAGAGCCGCTGATTCCGGCAATTAAAAATTTCACGGAAATTAATATACAATTCGATAGGATTGCCAGCAATGATGCAGTTGTTTTGTTGTTTAATTTTGTTATAAGATTAGTTCTAACCATACTGGAACCACACTCCATATTGGTATGACAAGTACCGTTACTTACGGTACTTGGATTGACACTCTTTACAGTAACCATAAAAATATAATTGGTAGTCTAAAATTGAAAAATCATTCATGTGACTTATGTCAGGTTCAAATTTATCTGGTAAATAACCTGCCATTTCAATTACCTTACCGCAAACTATGCAGATCATATGATGATGTTGGCGAGAATGGTGGTCACATAATTCGTAGCGATGACATCCATCACCAAAATCAAGTTTTTGCACAATACCTAAATTGTTAAATAATTCCATGGCACGATATATGGTTGCCAACCCGATTTCTGGATATTGTTGACGGACAGTATTATAAATATCTTCGGCGCTAAGGTGACGACCCGCATGGTCGGTAAGGGTGTGGAAAATGATCTCACGTTGCCGTGTCAGTTTATATTGACCGTTAAATTTTTGTTGCAGTTCAGGAATGTTCATTAGCATTTTTCCCTCCAGCCTTGAAGTGCATTGCGATCGAGATGTATTCACTTTCAAGAAAAACAATTAGGTACCTAAATAAAATATACTGCTAATAAGAGACTATGTCAATAAAAAAATATTTAGGAACCTAATTAATTTAACAAGCAAGGCAGTTAAAGCCATTTTCATTCCGTATTCTTAAAAAAGACTATA
This genomic interval from Pelorhabdus rhamnosifermentans contains the following:
- a CDS encoding cation diffusion facilitator family transporter encodes the protein MVRTNLITKLNNKTTASLLAILSNCILISVKFLIAGISGSVSILSEAIHSGMDLLASLIVFFSIRLSAEPANESFPFGYGKIENISALLEGILLFAAALIIIAEAIPKIIYPVETAETYLAIGVMSISTVINFLISSHLYKVAKSEDSMALAADAAHLRTDTYSSLGVAVGIILMRITGLHIIDPIIAVIVAMLITKAAYNLSRNALVQLLDARIPPEQCLKIKEVLERCQDKIINYHEIKTRKAGNNTFINLHITVDKNLTVKESHALEDFIESELELVIKNAYINIHVDPS
- a CDS encoding DUF362 domain-containing protein translates to MRMILITTGTMDNRDIIISHSIQKIAIRIAISDISWLILLRNSDMGYQISAMCKQCGKCQSVCPVGAIVINNGQYEIIPERCKSCGACASACPVSAIKRSGINAFNNLIEKIFGKKHLHRAGHTQQHSRIHIDTVKCNPTYVLPLKLVSFNADRSACTYKSLF
- a CDS encoding Fur family transcriptional regulator codes for the protein MNIPELQQKFNGQYKLTRQREIIFHTLTDHAGRHLSAEDIYNTVRQQYPEIGLATIYRAMELFNNLGIVQKLDFGDGCHRYELCDHHSRQHHHMICIVCGKVIEMAGYLPDKFEPDISHMNDFSILDYQLYFYGYCKECQSKYRK
- a CDS encoding MarR family winged helix-turn-helix transcriptional regulator; translation: MQTATANQLYNALSRLSRHIHRMEHWMAGDVSEGQKLHSGQIRLLSLISQNDGASQKDLAEEMDVRPSSMTEMLLRMEQTGLITRKQDENDQRVMRIFLTETGKKAAVQSSVTTHDLTTTMFNCLLPEEQTQMLAFVEKISASIETLVGSDAHDTHHHGHHGQQGHHHLSFHSKNRDPHSHF